The following coding sequences lie in one Drosophila sulfurigaster albostrigata strain 15112-1811.04 chromosome 2R, ASM2355843v2, whole genome shotgun sequence genomic window:
- the LOC133838471 gene encoding phenoloxidase-activating factor 2 — translation MNTLHLLPPVAMLLHLLLHVLITGVQSWSFGSPDSMSEQRAPQPSDDGNYANHTLLTRQLVVGTLLPPQVPQQVPWPQIPSIVTPSTTNCRCVPAASCPNPLPTPPNDGSGQLDIRIVNNGGLPTAGTTASPLSCSYGLVACCQAGSYQCGLRFPPPPGASLASPGQASFGAYPWQAALLTTADVYLGGGALITAQHVLTAAHKVYNLALTSFKVRLGEWDASGTAEPIPAQDVYISNVYVNPAFNPNNLQNDVAILKLATVVSLTSRSTVGTICLPTTSFVGQRCWVAGWGKNDFGPTGAYQAIMRQVDVPLIPNANCQTALRATRLGSSFVLSPTSFICAGGEAGKDACTGDGGSPLVCANNGVWYVVGLVAWGIGCGQANVPGVYVNVGTYLPWVQTTLTL, via the exons ATGAATACATTACACTTGCTGCCACCTGTTGCCATGCTCCTCCACCTGCTGCTCCACGTGCTCATCACTGGAGTGCAGAGCTGGAGTTTTGGATCTCCCGATTCGATGTCAGAGCAACGTGCTCCACAGCCGAGTGATGATGGAAACTATGCTAATCATACGC TGCTCACGCGTCAGCTGGTTGTGGGCACCTTGTTGCCACCTCAAGTGCCACAGCAGGTGCCCTGGCCTCAGATTCCCTCTATTGTGACGCCAAGCACCACAAATTGCCGCTGCGTGCCCGCTGCGTCGTGTCCCAATCCGCTTCCCACGCCGCCCAACGATGGCAGCGGACAGCTGGACATACGCATAGTGAACAACGGTGGCTTG CCCACGGCGGGCACTACAGCGTCTCCCTTGAGCTGCAGCTATGGTTTGGTGGCTTGTTGCCAGGCAGGAAGCTATCAATGTGGACTACGCTTTCCGCCGCCACCGGGAGCGTCGCTAGCGAGTCCTGGCCAGGCCAGCTTTGGTGCTTATCCGTGGCAGGCAGCGCTGCTGACCACAGCGGATGTTTATCTGGGTGGAGGAGCGCTGATTACAGCGCAACATGTGCTCACAGCTGCTCACAAGGTCTACAACTTGGC TTTAACCTCCTTTAAGGTGCGCCTCGGAGAATGGGATGCCTCAGGGACAGCCGAACCAATTCCCGCCCAGGATGTCTACATCTCCAACGTGTATGTGAATCCTGCCTTCAATCCCAACAATCTGCAGAACGATGTCGCTATTCTGAAGCTGGCCACAGTTGTCTCGCTCACCAGTCGATCCACCGTGGGCACCATTTGTCTGCCAACCACCAGCTTTGTGGGGCAACGGTGTTGGGTCGCAGGTTGGGGTAAGAACGACTTTGGGCCAACGGGCGCTTATCAGGCGATTATGCGGCAAGTCGATGTGCCTCTCATACCTAACGCCAACTGCCAGACAGCGCTGCGTGCCACGCGCCTTGGCTCCTCCTTTGTGCTCAGCCCCACGAGTTTCATTTGCGCCGGCGGCGAAGCTGGCAAGGATGCGTGCACTGGCGATGGCGGCTCGCCGCTGGTTTGTGCCAATAATGGCGTGTGGTATGTGGTTGGTTTAGTCGCCTGGGGCATTGGTTGTGGACAGGCAAATGTGCCGGGTGTCTACGTCAATGTGGGCACCTACTTGCCTTGGGTGCAAACAACGCTTACACTTTAA
- the LOC133839516 gene encoding uncharacterized protein LOC133839516: MGHVELDFTAIPKLYGPENFWHWRMLLRSYLEAADLWRDDHPKENPHAKFILLATIQSDKIEPGYEEMSPKQVFKSLEERFRPY, encoded by the exons ATGGGTCACGTTGAATTGGACTTTACGGCAATACCGAAATTATATGGGCCAGAAAATTTCTGGCACTGGAGAATGCTTCTTCGCTCCTATCTAGAAGCTGCCGATCTCTGGAGGGACGATCATCCTAAAGAG aATCCACATGCCAAATTTATACTCCTTGCAACAATACAGAGTGATAAAATTGAACCAGGCTATGAGGAAATGTCCCCCAAACAAGTATTCAAAAGCTTAGAAGAACGTTTCCGTCCATATTAA
- the LOC133839517 gene encoding uncharacterized protein LOC133839517 has product MLRAMNFWNLLGFRSSKSDAFNIQVPNIPKLSDSHNYWYWRILLRAYLEAIGLWSGNAPLECPQSKFILLSTIELWLVSRDYEAIGAIALFDDLYLRFGMGRINVI; this is encoded by the exons ATGCTCAGAGCTAtgaatttttggaatttattgGGCTTTAGATCCAGTAAAAGTGACGCTTTTAACATTCAAGTGCCCAATATACCCAAACTTAGCGATTCTCATAACTATTGGTATTGGCGAATTCTTCTGCGTGCCTATCTCGAGGCCATTGGACTGTGGTCAGGCAACGCTCCGCTTGAG TGTCCGCAGAGTAAGTTTATCTTGTTAAGCACAATTGAGCTGTGGCTTGTATCTCGCGATTATGAAGCAATAGGCGCCATAGCTCTATTCGACGATTTGTATTTGCGCTTTGGAATGGGAAGAATTAATGTAATATAA